Proteins encoded within one genomic window of Halorussus salilacus:
- a CDS encoding excinuclease ABC subunit C, with protein sequence MDGDAVRERANELPREPGVYQFEDGGTVVYVGKAVDIRDRVRSYADPRGRRIRRMVERADAIDYSVTDTETQALLLEANLIKRFQPRYNVRLKDDKSYPLVQLTDHEYPRIEITRDPDPEATARRGAGRGSGGRRRGPPRGDGGAARGNGGAVADSPNTRGPRVFGPFTNKTRVEIVVKALRETYGVRGCSDHKFANRDRPCLDYDIGLCTAPCTGEIDRGSYVADVESVVRFFEGETGVLADPLRREMERAASQREFERAANLRDRLDAVEGFHGGAGEAVSSRGDERAVDVLGVALEGDSATVARLHSESGQLVERERHAVSVPEGGDTNIDTRTGAVLSAFVPQYYAERDLPDALLFSERPDEEVLDWLDAEGVSARVPGAGREATLVDLALKNARWGASEPDALAALRDALDLDAVPRRIEGFDVSHAQGSAVVGSDVSFEDGSADKSGYRRKKLDDRNDDYANMYDLVRWRADRAVEGRDDRPDPDLLLIDGGAGQLSAAREALADAGWDVPAVALAKDEELVVTPRGTYDWPSDAAHLHVLQRVRDEAHRFAVRYHQTVRDDVSTELDNVPGIGPETRRRLLRRFGSVEGVREASVAELREVEGVGEKTAETLQSRL encoded by the coding sequence ATGGATGGGGACGCGGTCCGGGAACGCGCGAACGAGCTACCGCGCGAGCCCGGAGTGTACCAGTTCGAGGACGGCGGGACCGTCGTCTACGTCGGGAAGGCGGTCGACATCCGGGACCGCGTGCGGTCGTACGCCGACCCGCGCGGGCGGCGCATCCGCCGGATGGTCGAGCGCGCCGACGCCATCGACTACTCGGTCACCGACACCGAGACCCAGGCGCTCCTGCTCGAAGCCAACCTCATCAAGCGGTTCCAGCCCCGGTACAACGTCCGGCTGAAGGACGACAAGTCCTACCCGCTCGTCCAGCTCACCGACCACGAGTACCCCCGCATCGAGATAACGCGGGACCCCGACCCCGAGGCGACCGCCAGACGCGGGGCGGGTCGCGGGTCGGGCGGCCGTCGCCGCGGGCCGCCCCGCGGCGACGGCGGTGCGGCCCGCGGCAACGGTGGTGCGGTCGCCGACTCCCCGAACACCCGCGGACCGCGGGTGTTCGGCCCCTTCACGAACAAGACGCGGGTCGAAATCGTGGTGAAGGCCCTCAGAGAGACCTACGGCGTGCGGGGGTGTTCGGACCACAAGTTCGCGAATCGCGACCGGCCCTGCCTCGACTACGACATCGGCCTCTGCACCGCGCCCTGCACGGGCGAGATCGACCGCGGGTCGTACGTCGCCGACGTTGAGTCCGTGGTCCGGTTCTTCGAGGGCGAGACCGGGGTGCTTGCCGACCCGCTCCGCCGGGAGATGGAGCGGGCCGCCAGCCAGCGGGAGTTCGAGCGCGCCGCCAATCTCCGCGACAGGCTCGACGCCGTCGAGGGCTTCCACGGCGGCGCTGGCGAGGCCGTCTCCAGCCGGGGGGACGAGCGCGCGGTGGACGTGCTGGGGGTCGCGCTCGAAGGCGACTCGGCGACGGTGGCGCGCCTCCACAGCGAGTCGGGCCAATTGGTCGAGCGCGAGCGCCACGCCGTGAGCGTGCCGGAGGGCGGCGACACCAATATCGACACCCGAACTGGCGCGGTCCTCTCGGCGTTCGTCCCGCAGTACTACGCCGAGCGCGACCTGCCCGACGCGCTCCTGTTCTCCGAACGCCCCGACGAGGAGGTCCTCGACTGGCTCGACGCCGAGGGGGTCTCGGCGCGGGTCCCCGGCGCGGGCCGGGAGGCGACCCTCGTCGACCTCGCGCTGAAGAACGCCCGGTGGGGCGCGAGCGAACCCGACGCGCTCGCGGCGCTCCGCGACGCCCTCGACCTCGACGCGGTTCCCCGGCGCATCGAGGGGTTCGACGTGAGCCACGCGCAGGGCTCGGCGGTCGTCGGGAGCGACGTCTCCTTCGAGGACGGGTCGGCCGACAAGTCGGGCTACCGGCGAAAGAAGCTCGACGACCGCAACGACGACTACGCCAACATGTACGACCTCGTTCGGTGGCGGGCCGACCGCGCCGTCGAGGGCAGGGACGACCGGCCGGACCCCGACCTGCTTCTCATCGACGGCGGCGCGGGCCAGCTCTCGGCCGCCCGCGAGGCGCTCGCCGACGCCGGGTGGGACGTGCCCGCGGTCGCGCTCGCCAAGGACGAGGAGCTCGTCGTCACGCCCCGGGGAACGTACGACTGGCCGAGCGACGCCGCCCACCTCCACGTCCTCCAGCGCGTCCGCGACGAGGCCCACCGGTTCGCGGTCCGGTATCACCAGACGGTCCGGGACGACGTCTCGACCGAACTCGACAACGTGCCCGGAATCGGACCCGAGACGCGCCGGAGGCTCCTCCGGCGCTTCGGGAGCGTCGAGGGAGTTCGGGAGGCGTCGGTGGCGGAGTTGCGCGAGGTCGAGGGGGTCGGCGAGAAGACCGCCGAGACCCTGCAATCGCGGCTCTAA
- a CDS encoding ABC transporter permease subunit: MTWQAVARKDFRDAVRSKWLWALSLLFVGVFTLPPILVFYLEMGATPPQGESGTSDAFVYLMKQGTSVLIPLIAIVVAYASITQERESGSLKLLLSLPHSREDVVFGKVLGRAGVLSLPIAIGFAVAAVVILLTSLDFQFANFALFAVLTVLLGVVFVGLSVGISAAASTGRRAMVAVIGFFFWFVILWNSFANQTVNLLNRYLDLAGQTQMELVLLLKLLNPTQAYKTLIDSFLLESAVQSRVMTFGFMRQQAAAQAFGDSLPVYLSNGFVVSYLLLWLLVPVAVGYWVFENADL; the protein is encoded by the coding sequence ATGACGTGGCAGGCCGTCGCCCGGAAGGACTTCCGGGACGCGGTGCGCTCGAAGTGGCTCTGGGCGCTGTCGCTGCTGTTCGTCGGGGTGTTCACCCTCCCGCCCATCCTCGTGTTCTACCTGGAGATGGGCGCGACCCCGCCGCAGGGCGAATCCGGCACCTCCGACGCGTTCGTCTACCTGATGAAGCAGGGGACCTCGGTCCTCATCCCGCTCATCGCCATCGTGGTCGCCTACGCCTCCATCACGCAGGAACGCGAGTCCGGGTCGCTGAAGCTCCTGCTCTCGCTTCCCCACTCCCGCGAGGACGTGGTGTTCGGCAAGGTGCTCGGACGGGCGGGCGTGCTGTCGCTGCCCATCGCCATCGGCTTCGCGGTCGCGGCGGTGGTCATCCTGCTCACGTCGCTCGATTTCCAGTTCGCTAACTTCGCGCTGTTCGCGGTGCTGACGGTGCTTCTCGGCGTCGTGTTCGTCGGCCTGTCGGTCGGCATCTCGGCGGCCGCGAGCACCGGTCGGCGCGCGATGGTCGCGGTCATCGGCTTCTTCTTCTGGTTCGTCATCCTCTGGAACTCCTTCGCGAACCAGACCGTGAACCTGCTCAACAGGTATCTGGACCTGGCGGGACAGACCCAGATGGAACTGGTGCTGTTGCTCAAGCTACTGAATCCGACGCAGGCGTACAAGACGCTCATCGACTCGTTCCTGCTGGAATCTGCGGTCCAGTCGCGGGTCATGACGTTCGGCTTCATGCGCCAGCAGGCCGCGGCTCAGGCGTTCGGCGACTCGCTCCCGGTGTACCTATCGAACGGGTTCGTCGTCTCGTACCTCCTGCTCTGGCTACTGGTCCCGGTCGCGGTCGGCTACTGGGTCTTCGAGAACGCCGACCTCTGA
- a CDS encoding PRC-barrel domain containing protein: MTANFTENDEGKPVVMGDEKVGMIKRVEHGTAHVDPDPGITDKIKSTLDWGDHDEDTYPLEEGRVETITDDEVRLQSRM, translated from the coding sequence ATGACAGCCAACTTCACAGAGAACGACGAGGGCAAACCCGTCGTGATGGGGGACGAGAAAGTCGGCATGATCAAGCGCGTCGAACACGGCACCGCGCACGTCGACCCCGACCCGGGAATCACGGACAAGATCAAGTCCACGCTCGACTGGGGCGACCACGACGAGGACACCTACCCACTGGAGGAAGGGCGGGTCGAGACCATCACCGACGACGAGGTCCGACTGCAGAGTCGGATGTAG
- a CDS encoding SPFH domain-containing protein, protein MNGPFYELGRLTSGVDRSTVAVVGAVVVGLLVALPYLDAVTAVGLLVLGLAAALLSSAVEIVGAYEKRALTVFGEYRGLLQPGLNVVPPLVSATHTFDMRTQTLDVPPQEAITRDNSPVTADAVIFVRVMDAEKAYLEVEDYRDAVANLAQTTLRAVVGDMDLDDTLRQRAEINARIHEELDPQTDQWGVRVEAVEVQSVMPTPTVVSAMEQQTAAERRRRAMILEAQGERRSAIERAQGDKQSDIIRAQGEKRSQVLEAQGDAVSTVLRARSAESMGERAVLDKGMETLDAIGQGDSTTFVLPQELSSLVGRYGKHLTGSDVKVDGEVLESREFDAETEEWLGLDDVDEMLAELDDVDDETAITKQSQTE, encoded by the coding sequence ATGAACGGCCCCTTCTACGAACTGGGGCGGCTCACCTCGGGGGTGGACCGCTCGACGGTCGCGGTCGTCGGAGCGGTCGTGGTCGGCCTCCTCGTCGCTCTCCCGTACCTCGACGCCGTGACGGCGGTCGGCCTGCTCGTACTGGGGCTCGCGGCCGCGCTCCTCTCCAGCGCCGTGGAGATCGTCGGGGCCTACGAGAAGCGGGCGCTCACCGTGTTCGGCGAGTACCGGGGCCTGCTCCAACCGGGACTCAACGTCGTCCCGCCGCTGGTCAGCGCGACCCACACCTTCGACATGCGGACCCAGACGCTCGACGTTCCCCCGCAGGAGGCCATCACGCGGGACAACTCGCCCGTGACCGCCGACGCGGTCATCTTCGTCCGGGTGATGGACGCCGAGAAGGCGTATCTGGAGGTCGAGGACTACCGCGACGCGGTGGCGAACCTCGCCCAGACCACCCTCCGGGCCGTGGTCGGCGACATGGACCTCGACGACACCCTGCGCCAGCGGGCCGAGATAAACGCCCGCATCCACGAGGAGCTCGACCCCCAGACCGACCAGTGGGGCGTCCGGGTCGAGGCCGTCGAGGTCCAGTCGGTGATGCCCACGCCGACCGTCGTGAGTGCGATGGAACAGCAGACCGCGGCCGAGCGCCGCCGCCGCGCGATGATTCTCGAAGCGCAGGGCGAGCGCCGCAGCGCCATCGAGAGGGCTCAAGGCGACAAGCAGTCGGACATCATCCGCGCGCAGGGCGAGAAGCGGAGTCAGGTGCTGGAGGCCCAAGGCGACGCGGTCTCGACGGTTCTGCGGGCGCGCTCGGCCGAGTCGATGGGCGAGCGCGCGGTCCTCGACAAGGGCATGGAGACGCTGGACGCCATCGGGCAGGGCGACTCGACGACGTTCGTCCTCCCGCAGGAACTCTCGTCGCTGGTGGGCCGATACGGCAAGCACCTGACCGGGAGCGACGTGAAGGTCGACGGCGAGGTGCTGGAGAGCAGGGAGTTCGACGCCGAGACCGAGGAGTGGCTGGGGCTGGACGACGTGGACGAGATGCTGGCGGAGTTGGACGACGTGGACGATGAGACCGCGATAACCAAACAGTCGCAAACCGAATGA
- a CDS encoding ABC transporter ATP-binding protein, which translates to MAAIELDDVTKRYGDVVAVRDLSLEVEEGEVFGFLGPNGAGKSTTINMLLDFVRPTEGEIRVLGLDAHDDSVAVRERLGVLPEGFSVYDRLTGRQHLEFAIESKGVDADPDALLDRVGLDPADRDRKAGGYSKGMAQRLVLGMALVGDPDLLILDEPSTGLDPNGAKQMRDIVRREADRGATVFFSSHILGQVEAVCDRVGILRGGELVAEDSIEGLREAAGSDSVLKVRVDSVPEGALADLREIDGVTEVSREDHRLRVTCDSGVKATVITTLESAGAEVEDFEMEESSLEDLFMAYTAEEQEVEA; encoded by the coding sequence ATGGCCGCCATCGAACTGGACGACGTGACGAAACGGTACGGCGACGTGGTCGCCGTCCGGGACCTCTCTCTCGAAGTCGAGGAGGGCGAGGTGTTCGGCTTCCTCGGCCCGAACGGCGCGGGCAAGTCCACGACCATCAACATGCTACTGGACTTCGTTCGCCCGACCGAGGGCGAGATACGAGTGCTGGGCCTCGACGCCCACGACGACAGCGTCGCGGTTCGCGAGCGCCTCGGCGTCCTCCCCGAGGGGTTCTCGGTGTACGACCGACTGACCGGACGCCAGCACCTCGAATTCGCCATCGAGTCGAAGGGCGTCGACGCCGACCCCGACGCCCTCCTCGACCGAGTGGGTCTCGACCCGGCCGACCGCGACCGCAAGGCGGGAGGCTACTCGAAGGGGATGGCCCAGCGACTCGTCCTCGGGATGGCGCTGGTGGGCGACCCCGACCTCCTCATCCTCGACGAACCCTCCACGGGACTCGACCCCAACGGCGCGAAGCAGATGCGCGACATCGTGCGCCGGGAGGCCGACCGCGGTGCGACCGTCTTCTTCTCCAGCCACATCCTCGGACAGGTCGAGGCGGTCTGCGACCGCGTGGGCATCCTCCGCGGCGGCGAACTGGTCGCCGAGGACTCCATCGAGGGGCTTCGGGAGGCCGCCGGAAGCGACTCGGTGCTGAAGGTCCGGGTCGATTCGGTCCCCGAGGGCGCGCTCGCCGACCTCCGGGAGATCGACGGCGTCACCGAGGTCTCGCGCGAGGACCACCGCCTCCGCGTGACCTGCGACAGCGGCGTGAAGGCGACCGTCATCACGACGCTCGAATCCGCGGGCGCGGAGGTCGAGGACTTCGAGATGGAGGAGTCGTCGCTCGAAGACCTGTTCATGGCGTACACCGCCGAGGAACAGGAGGTGGAAGCATGA
- a CDS encoding globin-coupled sensor protein: MSGHSEPHDEAEFAGEFVSAEVEPPSTLLSVSDRDADRLRGVDFASASDDAVEALYEDIDGPEVAPDDSYTVEELKRAQKAQLASLGRDDGDEEAVLRDRIRGGQLHAMADVPLADHVGLYAKLHDAIVPELVSQVVGEYDDENVASAVEEVADLIGAVTRASIRDVQLAVDAYEATDDGGESDEIAVEAASLRETLESDVRPAVEELGMATGDIAENADEINALTASQSRKIRKLSNETADLSATTEEIAASTEQVNTVSDRAEALAEDGLDHSREAIEEMHRVEDARTSVESDFDALRENVERIDDVVAVINDIADQTNVLALNASIEAARAGEAGSGFAVVAEEVKELAEETQSHADDIETMIAEVQQYTDDTMESLDETGERVERGAERVESAMETLQEVGESIAEVSHGIDEVADATDQQAASAEEVATMIDEAASEMSDVSSGMETITASNEELSALVNGVQVAVDSELDE, from the coding sequence ATGTCCGGTCACTCGGAACCACACGACGAGGCCGAGTTCGCTGGCGAGTTCGTCTCTGCCGAAGTCGAACCGCCCTCGACGCTCCTGTCGGTCTCTGACCGCGACGCCGACCGACTCCGAGGCGTGGACTTCGCGAGCGCCAGCGACGACGCGGTCGAAGCCCTGTACGAGGACATCGACGGCCCCGAAGTCGCCCCCGACGACTCGTACACGGTCGAAGAACTCAAGCGCGCACAGAAGGCGCAGTTGGCGTCTCTCGGGCGAGACGACGGCGACGAGGAGGCGGTGCTCCGCGACCGGATTCGTGGCGGTCAGCTCCACGCGATGGCCGACGTGCCGCTGGCCGACCACGTCGGCCTGTACGCGAAGCTTCACGACGCCATCGTCCCCGAACTCGTCTCACAGGTGGTCGGCGAGTACGACGATGAGAACGTCGCGAGCGCGGTCGAGGAGGTCGCAGACCTCATCGGGGCCGTGACTCGGGCGAGCATCCGCGACGTGCAACTCGCGGTCGACGCCTACGAGGCGACCGACGACGGGGGCGAGAGCGACGAAATCGCGGTCGAGGCGGCGTCGCTCCGCGAGACGCTCGAATCGGATGTCAGGCCCGCGGTCGAGGAACTCGGGATGGCGACCGGCGATATCGCGGAGAACGCCGACGAGATAAACGCGCTGACGGCCTCCCAGTCGCGGAAGATTCGCAAACTTAGCAACGAGACCGCCGACCTGAGCGCGACGACCGAGGAGATCGCGGCCAGCACCGAGCAGGTCAACACGGTCAGCGACCGCGCGGAGGCCCTCGCCGAAGACGGACTCGACCACTCCCGCGAGGCTATCGAGGAGATGCACCGGGTCGAGGACGCGCGGACGAGCGTCGAGTCGGACTTCGACGCCCTCCGCGAGAACGTCGAGCGGATCGACGACGTGGTCGCGGTCATCAACGACATCGCCGACCAGACCAACGTGCTGGCGCTCAACGCATCCATCGAGGCGGCCCGCGCTGGCGAGGCCGGGTCGGGGTTCGCCGTGGTCGCCGAGGAGGTCAAGGAACTCGCCGAGGAGACCCAGAGCCACGCCGACGACATCGAGACGATGATCGCCGAGGTCCAGCAGTACACCGACGACACGATGGAGAGCCTCGACGAGACCGGCGAGCGCGTCGAGCGCGGGGCCGAACGGGTCGAGAGCGCGATGGAGACGCTTCAGGAGGTCGGAGAGTCCATCGCGGAGGTGTCCCACGGCATCGACGAGGTCGCCGACGCGACCGACCAGCAGGCCGCGAGCGCCGAGGAGGTCGCAACGATGATAGACGAGGCCGCCTCGGAGATGTCGGACGTGTCGAGCGGCATGGAGACCATCACCGCCTCGAACGAGGAACTGTCGGCGCTGGTCAACGGGGTTCAGGTGGCGGTCGATTCGGAACTCGACGAGTAG
- the ligA gene encoding NAD-dependent DNA ligase LigA: MPAATPDENPYVEDPPTEFEPIERLSEAEADEQAELLREAIRYHDHRYYVESDPVIADRTYDALFTRLRDLEDAFDVETPDSPTRRVGGEPLDELGTVEHVAPMLSIDSSGDADDAREFARRMEREVGEHVEYVCEPKFDGLSVEVVYEDGEYVRAATRGDGHTGEDVTENVRTIGSVPHRLRGEYPDFLAVRGEVYMPEEAFREHNSERVERGEDPFANPRNAAAGSLRQLDPGVTAERPLDVFFFDVLEVRRTAGESSDESDDSLAPAREFDTHWEQHETLPEWGLKVNDRSERTDDIEDAIAYRDRLMDERADLDYEIDGVVIKVNDLDACERLGTTERAYRWAFAYKFPARAEVTTITDIVVQVGRTGRLTPVALLEPVDVGGVTVSRASLHNPEEIAEMDVNVGDEVRVERAGDVIPYVAEVVEKHAEGHYEFPDRCPVCDSPVEFDGPIAYCTGGLACDAQLRRAVEYYASDDGLDIEGLGGERVDQLIEAGLVTDSLADLYDLPGREDELADLDGWGETSAQNLLNELEASKRPRLREFLSAIGIPKVGPATAADLAREFGSVDAIRTADREQLEAVEGVGPKVAAQIAEFFDSEQNEQVIDDLLDAVGPLETPEEDETGDELAGLTFVFTGALDGYTRDEAQELVERHGGNATSSVSGNTDYLVVGEGAGQTKLDDAEEHGVETLDEKAFEALLAE, from the coding sequence ATGCCAGCGGCGACCCCGGACGAGAATCCCTACGTCGAGGACCCGCCGACGGAGTTCGAACCAATAGAGCGACTGTCGGAGGCCGAGGCCGACGAACAGGCCGAACTGCTCCGTGAGGCCATCCGGTACCACGACCACCGCTACTACGTCGAGAGCGACCCGGTAATCGCCGACCGGACCTACGACGCCCTCTTTACCCGGCTGCGGGACCTCGAAGACGCCTTCGACGTGGAGACGCCCGACAGTCCGACGCGACGGGTCGGCGGCGAACCCCTCGACGAACTCGGGACGGTCGAACACGTCGCGCCGATGCTCTCCATCGATTCGAGCGGCGACGCCGACGACGCCCGGGAGTTCGCCCGGCGGATGGAGCGAGAAGTGGGTGAGCACGTCGAGTACGTCTGCGAACCCAAGTTCGACGGCCTCTCGGTCGAAGTGGTCTACGAGGACGGCGAGTACGTCCGGGCCGCCACGCGCGGGGACGGCCACACGGGCGAGGACGTGACCGAGAACGTCCGGACCATCGGGAGCGTCCCCCACCGACTCCGGGGCGAGTACCCCGACTTCCTCGCGGTCCGGGGCGAGGTGTACATGCCCGAGGAGGCCTTCCGCGAGCACAACAGCGAGCGCGTCGAGCGCGGCGAGGACCCCTTCGCGAATCCCCGGAACGCGGCCGCGGGGAGCCTCCGCCAACTGGACCCCGGCGTGACCGCCGAGCGGCCGCTCGACGTGTTCTTCTTCGACGTGCTCGAAGTCCGTCGAACCGCAGGCGAGTCGTCGGACGAGTCCGACGACTCGCTCGCCCCAGCGCGGGAGTTCGACACCCACTGGGAGCAACACGAGACTCTGCCCGAGTGGGGCCTGAAGGTCAACGACCGGTCGGAGCGCACCGACGACATCGAGGACGCCATCGCGTACCGGGACCGCCTGATGGACGAGCGGGCCGACCTCGACTACGAGATAGACGGCGTCGTCATCAAGGTGAACGACCTCGACGCCTGCGAGCGACTCGGGACCACAGAGCGCGCCTACCGGTGGGCGTTCGCCTACAAATTCCCCGCTCGCGCCGAGGTCACGACCATCACGGACATCGTGGTGCAGGTGGGCCGGACCGGCCGCCTGACGCCGGTCGCCCTGCTCGAACCCGTGGACGTGGGCGGGGTCACCGTCTCGCGCGCCAGCCTCCACAACCCCGAGGAGATCGCCGAGATGGACGTGAACGTCGGCGACGAGGTCCGGGTCGAGCGCGCGGGCGATGTCATCCCCTACGTCGCGGAGGTCGTCGAGAAGCACGCCGAGGGCCACTACGAGTTCCCCGACCGGTGTCCGGTCTGTGACAGTCCGGTCGAGTTCGACGGCCCCATCGCCTACTGCACCGGGGGGCTGGCCTGCGACGCCCAGCTCCGGCGCGCCGTCGAGTACTACGCCAGCGACGACGGCCTCGACATCGAGGGCCTGGGCGGCGAGCGCGTCGACCAGCTTATCGAGGCCGGACTCGTCACCGACAGCCTCGCCGACCTCTACGACCTCCCGGGGAGGGAAGACGAACTCGCCGACCTCGACGGGTGGGGCGAGACCAGTGCGCAGAACCTCCTCAACGAACTGGAGGCGTCCAAGCGCCCCCGGCTCCGGGAGTTCCTCTCGGCCATCGGCATCCCGAAGGTCGGCCCCGCCACCGCCGCCGACCTCGCTCGCGAGTTCGGGAGCGTCGATGCGATTCGGACCGCCGACCGCGAGCAACTGGAGGCCGTCGAGGGCGTCGGCCCGAAAGTCGCCGCCCAGATCGCGGAGTTCTTCGACTCCGAGCAGAACGAGCAGGTCATCGACGACCTGCTCGACGCGGTCGGGCCCCTCGAAACCCCCGAGGAGGACGAGACGGGCGACGAACTGGCGGGGCTGACCTTCGTGTTCACCGGCGCACTCGACGGCTACACCCGCGACGAGGCCCAAGAGCTGGTCGAGCGCCACGGGGGCAACGCCACGAGTAGCGTCTCGGGCAACACCGACTACCTCGTGGTCGGCGAGGGCGCGGGGCAGACGAAGTTGGACGACGCCGAGGAACACGGCGTCGAGACGCTGGACGAGAAGGCGTTCGAGGCGCTTCTGGCCGAGTGA
- a CDS encoding type II toxin-antitoxin system death-on-curing family toxin, translated as MTEDEDEVDIEARYDPSYSYPTVEEIIDIHGDIIEDDPNAEPGLKNRGDLEYAIDHIEHGHFGEGPETLHEKAYQLMRLIAANHPFVDGNKRTALATTVYFYFWNGYELEYQAELEAMLILISIREDFINPETAVEYLEGIAEEFEIGHVLNLFEGLDLLTEVAENMGNESEEEDGRSP; from the coding sequence ATGACCGAGGATGAAGACGAGGTCGACATTGAAGCCCGTTATGACCCGTCCTATTCTTATCCTACTGTCGAGGAGATCATCGATATTCACGGCGACATCATCGAAGACGATCCCAACGCCGAACCCGGTCTGAAAAACCGCGGTGACTTAGAGTACGCCATCGACCACATCGAACACGGCCACTTCGGAGAAGGTCCCGAAACCCTCCACGAGAAGGCCTATCAGCTTATGCGGCTCATCGCCGCCAATCATCCGTTTGTAGACGGAAACAAGCGCACAGCCCTCGCTACTACTGTCTATTTCTACTTCTGGAACGGATACGAACTGGAGTATCAAGCGGAACTGGAAGCGATGCTTATTCTCATCTCGATTCGCGAAGACTTCATCAATCCCGAAACCGCGGTGGAGTACCTCGAGGGCATCGCCGAAGAGTTCGAAATCGGGCACGTTCTGAACCTCTTTGAAGGTCTGGATTTACTTACGGAGGTCGCCGAGAACATGGGGAACGAGTCTGAGGAAGAGGATGGCCGGTCCCCATAG